One uncultured Carboxylicivirga sp. genomic window, TTACCACTATCGCCATACTTCTCTCCCATCCGGAACTTCATATAACGGCAAATACTATTATCAGCTCCTGAAAACGAAACCCTGTTTCCATAAACAGTTATACCTTCGCCCGGGGCAGTCTGACCAGCTAAATATATGTTTGATTTAGCAATGAGCACAGAGTTTAATTTAATAACTCCAGCCACATCAAATACAATAATTCGATTACTCTGACTCATTGCATCTCGTAAAGAGCCTGTTCCTGAATCATTCAGATTAGTCACATGATAAACAGAACCATACCGGCCACCAACGGAATACTTTCCGAATCCTTCAGCTCCGGGAAAGGCCAATTGTTGACCATTAACTGAAAGAAATAACATTGAGGCCTGCAAAAGTAGAAATAGGTAGATTTTTTTCATTGGAAATTTGTTAGCTTAGATTACAATCAAACATACTTATTTCCTAAAATCTTTAGTTGTCAATCCATTTTTAAACATGGAAAATTGTTCATATTCTACCTTATTTCAAACATTCATCTCCCATTCAAACCGAGGCCTCTGGCCTTTAACTCCATTGGCATTATGCAGCTATAAACAAACCGGTTAACCGGAACATCAATTCCATATTTCTGAGCAAGTTTCACAACAATTCCGTTCTGATAATCAATCTCAGATGGTTTGCCTTCCCATACATCCCTTGTTAAAGAAGAAGTGGATTTATATGGAAAGGAATCAATAAAAGAAACCGTTTTATCAATAAAATCAGGTTTAATATTTACACCCTTCTTTTGTGATAAGTCATATACCTCATTTAACAAACTAATCATCATCTGACGTGTTTCTTTTAATTCACACATTTCACCATAAGTTGTTTTTGTTACAGCAAGCAACGCACTTACACAAATAGAGATGAACTTTTTCCAAACATCTGCTTCTATGTCTCTTGAGGCCTTACTGGCAATACCTGCTTCATCAAAAAGTTGATTTAAAATATCTACCCGAGAACTCTGCACTTTATTCGTTTCACCAAAAACAATTTCAGGCTTTACTCCAAAATGATTAATCACACCAGGAGCCTCAATTTTACTGATAATCCGACAAAGGCCATTTAATACATGGGAAGGATCAATCACCTCACATAATTCTTCAGCAGCTAAAACTCCATTTTGCAGCGGTAAAATCATTGTATCAGAATGAATAATTTTATTGATATCCTCGCGAATTTCCTTTATCTGCCATGCTTTAACAGCTGTAATAATTAAATCAGGATTTTTAATATCCAGGATATTATCAGTTGCAGCAATATCTTCCACTCGAAAATCGCCATCAATACTTTTTACCTTCAGTCCATTTTTTTGTATCGCTTTAAGATGTTCTCCCCTGGCAACAAATGTCACCTTATTTCCAGCCTGTGCCAGTTTAGCCCCAAAATATCCTCCTACTCCTCCGGTTCCTATTATAGCTATATGCATGATAAATGTCGATGTTAGTTTACTATAACAAAAATAACAGAGTGATTTTTATAAACACAAATAAATAGCACATATGAACCTTCATATTTTAGTTTTGTTGATGTTTCAAGTACTTTTGCATCTCAAAAATCAGGAAAGAAAGAATGGAATACAGACGATTCGGGAAAACAAATAAGAATATTAGTGTGATTACATTGGGTGGAATGCGTTTTAAGCATGTATGGGATAACCCCAGACAGGAGATTCCCTCGGACACTCAGGACCATTGTAATCAATTGGTAGATCAAGCCATTAGAAGTGGAATCAATCATTTTGAAACTGCTTACGGTTATATAAAAAGTGAAACTGCTTTTGGTCGGTCATTGAACGACGAACTAAAAATTGATCGCTCTTCTTATTACCTGATGACCAAAGGAAATCCTAATACTGCGGAAGAAACCCGACGCCTGGTTGAAGAGCAACTAAAAACGCTGAAAACAGATTATTTTGATTTTTACGCATGGCATGGTATTAACACTGACGATTTGTTAAATTCTGCGTGCAAATCAGGCGGGCCGGTTGAAGAACTACTTAAAATGAAAGAGGAGGGCATCATTAAACATGTTGGATTTAGTACTCATGCTCCTCTTCAAACGATTCTAAATGCCATCAATACCGATTATTTCGAATTTGTTAATCTTCACTATTACTATTTCTATCAAGGTAATGAGGCTGCAGTAAAACTAGCTCAGCAAAAAGATATGGGTGTTTTTATTATTTCACCCAACGACAAAGGTGGTCAGTTATACAAGGCTCCTGAAAAAATAAAAAAAGCAATTCCCAACACAACACCTATTCAATGGAATGCGCGATTCTGTTTGAGTAATCCTGCCATTCATACTTTATCGTTTGGAATGACTGAATTAGCCCATTTTGAAGAGATGAAAGGAATCTTCCCAACCCATGTTCCATTAAATGAATCTGATCAAGAGATCAAATTCAACCTTGATCAAATGATAAACGATGATCCTTATGCATCTTTTGATGCTTACCAACTTGAAGAGGATCCATCGGAACTGGATATCCCCTTGCTTCTTCATTGGCGTAAACTATGGAAATGTTACGATTTGCTTGACTTTGCAAAATATCGCTATAAAGAATTGAAGACTCCCAACCATTGGGTACCAGGAGTATATGCAACCCCCGATGCCATCGATAAGATTGATTTCTCCAAAGTCCCGGACAATCTTCCATTACGTGAAATGTTGAATGAGCTGCATCATGCATTATACCAAGCTCCAATTGATTTTTCTAATCTTAAAAACTCAAAAATATCACTCGTAAAAAAAGAATAGTTCTCATAAAATCGACTTAAAACCTTCATTAATCAAAACAATATGAAGTAAAGTCGATAAATTTAAATACCATTTGATTTTTTTATAATTTTGATGCCACAAGACATCCCAACGCTGAAAGTATAAATCGAATCATATTTGAATGGTATTAAATCGTCTTGCCAGAAGATTTTATCTTTCTGATAAAGAAACTGATAAAATTATTCTGGAAAAATATTATCAGTTTCTTCCACAATTAATACTTAAGTATTACAAGGTACTACTACCTTTTATGCTAACAGTATTTATTAGCTACTGCTTTACAGATCATTACCTTCGTAAAATACCAGAGTTAACGTACACACGTATTCCCGCGATAGTAATGATTATTTTCTTAATGGTTATTCAATATTCACCACTTAAGCAAAAAAGAAACCTTGTTGTTACAAGTAATAACCTCTATGTATTAAGTATGTTATTTATGGGAGTAGGAATTATTTCCATCACGATAAAGCATAACTTAATAAATCCAGGTATCACAGCTTTTATAATGTTAAATGTTGGTTCATATTTCTTCATAAAAGGCTTTCGTTCTATCCTTTTGGTATATTCTATTCCATTAGCCGTCTCCATTTTAGCTTTAGTTTACGGCTTACCTCATTACAAAGTCAAACACGTCGAATTCATCAACCCATTGGTAATATATATTGGAGTTATCGCTGTTAGTATTCTTAGTGAAAAGGCAAGGTTTAAAGAATTTTACTACAAAACCAAACTGGCTGAAGAAAAAAATCGCACCGATAACCTTTATAAAGAAGTTGTAAATCAAAATTCCGAACTGATTACTTTAAATAAGGCTAAAAAAGAGGCTTTATCAGAGTTAACTGTGGCAAATACGACCAAGGACAAACTATTCTCGATCATTGCTCATGATCTGCGTCAACCTTTTTCGGTATTAATTGGACTATCAAAAGTTCTGATTGAAGATCGCAAGTTCTTGACGGAAGAAGATTTAATAGAATTTCATAAACAAATTCATTTGGCATCTGAGTCAACCTATAAATTGCTTGAGAACCTGCTACATTGGTCAATGACCCAAACTAACTCTTTAGTGTTAAATCCTTCATCTTATTCAATTAATGCGCTAATTCAGGAAGTTGTATCTGAAGTATTTCCGTCATCTGAACAGAAGCAGATAGAAATAAAGATTCAACTAAAAAGTGACGAGCTTGTTTTTGTTGACAGAGATGCATTCATGGCAATTACAAGAAATATTCTTTCAAATGCAATTAAATTCTCTGAGCCAAAAAGTGAGATTCATATAAGTACATTGATAAAAAATCAAAAGATAGAATTATCAATAAAAGATTATGGATCAGGCATCAATAAAGATACATTAGATAAAATTTCAAATTCAATTATTGTTGAATCTAAACCGGGAACCAAAAATGAAAAAGGTACAGGACTTGGCCTAGCACTCTGTCGTGATTTAGTATACAGATCCAAAGGTTCCATTCTATTCGAAAGCGAGCCAGGACAAGGAACAACGGTTAGGCTTGAACTGCCCGTCACATCTTATGAGAACTAATATATTATATCAAAACATGATTACTGCTCTTCAATACGCAATGATTGATATGCTGTAAATGTTCTTCCATATCGATCTTTAGCCTCTACTTCAATAATATATCTGCCTGCATCAAAATCAGTTCCTATATTTGCCTCCCAAATATGATTCGTTTTAGCTGGTCCAATCAATGGAGATCCCGGAAAATCATGTACAGTCAGAGTTGAATCTGCCAACCATACTTTATCCAGATTAATTTTTTTAAAGTTTAGCCAACGTTGTGCTATCTTTTCGTAATAAGGATCAAATTTTTCAACCCTTTTCATCTCCTTCCAGTTCGTTTGTCCCTTAATCCGATACTTCACTTGGGACTGTTCACAACCTTTAAAGAAATTCACGGTTAGTAATGTTGTATCTGATGAATGTGCAACTACACCCCGTGGCACATATATGTTCATTTGATGATCTTCAGCACCTCCGGCAACTTTCCAGTCAATCACATAATCAGTTCCATTGAAATTGACAAAAGCATAACCATTGGGCACTCCATCCCTCATCATTGTATGTGGTACATCATTTTCGTTACGTAAACCACACCACCAGCTTCCACAGGTTGCTCCAGCATTAAAATGATGATGTGGCGCATTCTGTTGCCAACTACTATTTGCTGTATTAAAATAATAATTGTTCAATAAATGAGTGTGACCGGAAATTGAAAGAGTGTTTGGAAAATCTTTTAACAAATCAAATAATTTATCCTGATCGGCAGAGCGAAAACTTCTTCCCTGTAAATCAAATGGAATATGCATATTGAGCACTACCAAATCTTCTTTGGGAACTTCTTTTAAATAATTACTTACAAAAGTTAATTGTTCTGGTCTTAATCCACCTTCATACTTTGTTGAACCCACTTCTTCGTGATGAAGAATATCATCTAAAACGATGAAATGGACTTTACCATAAACAAAAGCATAAGTTGAAGGCCCATAAACCCTTTTAAAAGTATCATCAGACTGTTTATCATCGGGTGACATATAATTCACATCATGGTTACCCATAACATTATACCAAGGAATACCGATCTGATTAATAGTCTCATTTAAAGGTTTATATAAATTCAGATTGTCTCCGACCACATCACCCATTGTCATCCCGAATAATATATCATTTTTATCTACCAATTCTGTTATGATATCCTCAGCTAAAAAATCAACCTGCTCTAAATTATATGGTTGAGTATCACCAAAAACAAGAACTTTAAATACGTCTGATTCTTGTTTTGGATATAATGGAAAATTAATCAAATTGGGTAATTCCCCAGTAGGTTCTATACCTTTAAATTTATAATTATCTGGTGATCCTTTTTCTTTACGTAGATAATAAAACTGAGGTAAGTTATATTCATTCAAAGGAGTCATCCACCCGGCAGGTTTTATTACAAAAATGACTGCATCATCCGATACTGGTATTTCGTATTTTCCTTTCTTATCGGTTTTTACAATATCAATTCCATTTGATACCAACACACCTCCTATTCCCTTCTCGCTGTTATCTTTTACCCCATTCTGATTTGCATCATTAAAAATGAAACCTTTGGCTTGTAGAACAGATTTAGTTTCTTGGTTGCTATCTGACGCAGCTATATTTTCTTTTTCCTGACCTACAACAAATGATAACACAAAAGAAAATGCAATAATTAATTTAATATATTTCATAATGAACTGTAATTGACAATAATGCAAATTACACAATATGAATCAACTATTTATGAATTATAGCTTATTAAATTGTAAAAATCACAAAAGGTTAATCCTCAAAGATGATGAAGACTAACCTTTATACTTATTTCCTTGTAAAACAATAAATCAAACTACTTAAAAAGTAAAGCGAGAATCAAACTTTGAAATAGGAGATATTTTTCTTTAGAATTTTAACTTCATCTTCAATATCAGTTGAATTATTCATCATTTGATCTGCAACAAAAGTTGCTCCGTTAGCTTTTTGTGATATAATCTGCATTGCTTCGTTCATTTGTTCAATTCCCGCATTTTGTTGAAGTCCGGCAGACGATATTTCGTGAATCGATTCAGTTGATTTTTCTATTTTCGGCACTACCTCTTCAAACCTATCACCAACAAAATTTGTAAGTTGCAAACTATTTTCGGCTTCTTTGGAGATTGATGCAGCTACTTCTTTACTTTTATCAGCCAGTTTGCGAACCTCTGCTGCAACAACCGAAAAGCCTTTACCGTTTGCACCAGCATTTGCAGCCTCAACTGCTGCGTTTAGTGATAATATATTTGTTTGAAAAGCAATATCAGTTATCATATTTATTTGTTGAGCAATAGCAGAAACTGCAGTCAAACTTTTCATGGACGCATCGTGCACTGCAATAACTTCCTCTTGTGTTTCTGAAGCATATTGCGATGCTTTTTGAGAATTTAAATTGTTACTGGCTATATTACTAGCCATTTCTTCCATTGTTGAAGAAAGTTCCTCTAAAGAAGATGCTTGCTCATTTATTCCACTGGTTACATGAATAGATGTAGTTTTCAGCTGTTTAGCCAATTCCTCAAATTTATTAATACTTTTGTGTGTATCAGTTATAATGGTCATTAGTTGAGATTTCAGATTAAATAGTGAATTCGTTAGTACACCCAACTCATTTTTCAATTCACTTTTTTCAATATTAATATTGATTTCACCATTTGCCAAATGATTTGCTTGTTTGATTGCTTCATCCAAAGGTTTACGAAGCAATTTATTTAAATAACTAAATACAATAAATCCTATTGTTATATTAATAACCGTAACAATAAAGGATTGCCAACCCTGTAATAAAGGTTTAAAATAGGATGTATAACTTATAAATAGAATAAATAATACTATGTAGAAACTAAACGTAAACATTATTGATTTACGAAATATTATTCTTAAAAGTAAATAAGCAACAGGAATTGTTGCAATGGCAATTATACCTTGCTTAATAAATTCATTCATTTTTTCAAATATTTAATTATCTCCTGATTATTTATCTGACTTTAGTTTAATTTGATGTGGAAATGCATATTGCGAATCACTAACTATATTTAAAACATCGCCTATTTTATTCGCAACATGAACTTTACTTACAAACCCTCTGAAACCTGAAGTAATTAAGTCTTGTAAATAAACTTCTTCCTCATAAAGAGATACTGCAACCAACTTAATTCTTGGATTTATAAAATTTATTTGTTTACCAACATCGATACCATTCAAATCAGGCATATTAATGTCAATAATTGCTATATCGGCCAAGAATAATTTAGGATGCTTTAAAAGGTCAATCCCACAATTAGCTTCACCTATTATCTGTAGGTGTTTAAATCTTGACAAAAGGATTTTAAGACCAACTATAAAATCTTGATTATCATCAGCTATAATTACTGAAAAAATTTTATTCTCTTCCATGTTGAATTTAACGATGGAAGTATGGCATAGTTTGGAAGAGAACACTAATCTATATAAGAATACCCCTAAAAATAAATAGGGTAAACCCTATTGTTATAATTTTACTATCTTACTTTTAACTGCCCAAACGATTAATCCTGCATTATTTACAGTGTCAGTTTTTCGCATTAGCTTACTTTTATTCTTTTCAATGGTTTTTATACTAACACACAATTCATCAGCCAATTGCTTATTCGAATATCCTTTACAAATATTGGTTAACAAAATCAAATCGTCTTCATTTAATTCGATTTTATTATTCTTTTTCCTATCAGCCTCATTCTCTATAACGGCTTTGTATAACAGTTCCTCAGAAAAAAAAGTTTGTCCACTAAAAACTCTACGAATACCTTTCTCTAAATCAGTAGAAGAAGACTGTTTTAAAATAAAACCTTTAACACCTGCTAAAAGAGCATCATAATAATAATCGCTTTCCATATGCATCGAAAGAATCATTATTTTCAGGTCAGAATCCATTGCTAACGCCTGTTTAGTTGCTTGAATTCCATCCATCTGGGGCATATCAATATCGCATAAAACGATATCAGATTTAACGGCATTAAAATTATTTATCCATACCAACCCATTGGAATATTCTCCAACAATGATAAAATCCTTGATTTTATTAACAATCAACTTAATACCTTCCCTTACAATTGCGTGATCATCAACCAGTAATATCCGAATCATAGATCTTTATTTACATTCATTTGAATAACAACCTTCACCCCCCTACCTGGCTCTGTTTCAAAGATAACCTTGCCTCCAACATTGTCAATCCTATTGTGTATATTATTCAAACCATTCCCCTTTTTTATTCCTTCAAAATAATCAAAACCAATTCCATTATCCAAATAGGTTACAGTAACATTATCATCCATTTGTTTGATACTAATGCTAATTTGACTGGCTTTACTATATTTTAATGTATTATTAATCAACTCTAAAATAGCACGATAGAGTGCAAATTCAATTATTTCCTTATTAAATTCTAGAGCCGAAGACTCTAAGTGAACTTTAATACCAGACACACTATTAATATTTTGCAAAAATGTTTGTATGGCCTTTTCTA contains:
- a CDS encoding aldo/keto reductase translates to MEYRRFGKTNKNISVITLGGMRFKHVWDNPRQEIPSDTQDHCNQLVDQAIRSGINHFETAYGYIKSETAFGRSLNDELKIDRSSYYLMTKGNPNTAEETRRLVEEQLKTLKTDYFDFYAWHGINTDDLLNSACKSGGPVEELLKMKEEGIIKHVGFSTHAPLQTILNAINTDYFEFVNLHYYYFYQGNEAAVKLAQQKDMGVFIISPNDKGGQLYKAPEKIKKAIPNTTPIQWNARFCLSNPAIHTLSFGMTELAHFEEMKGIFPTHVPLNESDQEIKFNLDQMINDDPYASFDAYQLEEDPSELDIPLLLHWRKLWKCYDLLDFAKYRYKELKTPNHWVPGVYATPDAIDKIDFSKVPDNLPLREMLNELHHALYQAPIDFSNLKNSKISLVKKE
- a CDS encoding response regulator transcription factor, translated to MIRILLVDDHAIVREGIKLIVNKIKDFIIVGEYSNGLVWINNFNAVKSDIVLCDIDMPQMDGIQATKQALAMDSDLKIMILSMHMESDYYYDALLAGVKGFILKQSSSTDLEKGIRRVFSGQTFFSEELLYKAVIENEADRKKNNKIELNEDDLILLTNICKGYSNKQLADELCVSIKTIEKNKSKLMRKTDTVNNAGLIVWAVKSKIVKL
- a CDS encoding 2-dehydropantoate 2-reductase, with the protein product MHIAIIGTGGVGGYFGAKLAQAGNKVTFVARGEHLKAIQKNGLKVKSIDGDFRVEDIAATDNILDIKNPDLIITAVKAWQIKEIREDINKIIHSDTMILPLQNGVLAAEELCEVIDPSHVLNGLCRIISKIEAPGVINHFGVKPEIVFGETNKVQSSRVDILNQLFDEAGIASKASRDIEADVWKKFISICVSALLAVTKTTYGEMCELKETRQMMISLLNEVYDLSQKKGVNIKPDFIDKTVSFIDSFPYKSTSSLTRDVWEGKPSEIDYQNGIVVKLAQKYGIDVPVNRFVYSCIMPMELKARGLGLNGR
- a CDS encoding calcineurin-like phosphoesterase family protein, which produces MKYIKLIIAFSFVLSFVVGQEKENIAASDSNQETKSVLQAKGFIFNDANQNGVKDNSEKGIGGVLVSNGIDIVKTDKKGKYEIPVSDDAVIFVIKPAGWMTPLNEYNLPQFYYLRKEKGSPDNYKFKGIEPTGELPNLINFPLYPKQESDVFKVLVFGDTQPYNLEQVDFLAEDIITELVDKNDILFGMTMGDVVGDNLNLYKPLNETINQIGIPWYNVMGNHDVNYMSPDDKQSDDTFKRVYGPSTYAFVYGKVHFIVLDDILHHEEVGSTKYEGGLRPEQLTFVSNYLKEVPKEDLVVLNMHIPFDLQGRSFRSADQDKLFDLLKDFPNTLSISGHTHLLNNYYFNTANSSWQQNAPHHHFNAGATCGSWWCGLRNENDVPHTMMRDGVPNGYAFVNFNGTDYVIDWKVAGGAEDHQMNIYVPRGVVAHSSDTTLLTVNFFKGCEQSQVKYRIKGQTNWKEMKRVEKFDPYYEKIAQRWLNFKKINLDKVWLADSTLTVHDFPGSPLIGPAKTNHIWEANIGTDFDAGRYIIEVEAKDRYGRTFTAYQSLRIEEQ
- a CDS encoding HAMP domain-containing sensor histidine kinase; its protein translation is MVLNRLARRFYLSDKETDKIILEKYYQFLPQLILKYYKVLLPFMLTVFISYCFTDHYLRKIPELTYTRIPAIVMIIFLMVIQYSPLKQKRNLVVTSNNLYVLSMLFMGVGIISITIKHNLINPGITAFIMLNVGSYFFIKGFRSILLVYSIPLAVSILALVYGLPHYKVKHVEFINPLVIYIGVIAVSILSEKARFKEFYYKTKLAEEKNRTDNLYKEVVNQNSELITLNKAKKEALSELTVANTTKDKLFSIIAHDLRQPFSVLIGLSKVLIEDRKFLTEEDLIEFHKQIHLASESTYKLLENLLHWSMTQTNSLVLNPSSYSINALIQEVVSEVFPSSEQKQIEIKIQLKSDELVFVDRDAFMAITRNILSNAIKFSEPKSEIHISTLIKNQKIELSIKDYGSGINKDTLDKISNSIIVESKPGTKNEKGTGLGLALCRDLVYRSKGSILFESEPGQGTTVRLELPVTSYEN
- a CDS encoding response regulator transcription factor, with protein sequence MEENKIFSVIIADDNQDFIVGLKILLSRFKHLQIIGEANCGIDLLKHPKLFLADIAIIDINMPDLNGIDVGKQINFINPRIKLVAVSLYEEEVYLQDLITSGFRGFVSKVHVANKIGDVLNIVSDSQYAFPHQIKLKSDK
- a CDS encoding methyl-accepting chemotaxis protein, translated to MNEFIKQGIIAIATIPVAYLLLRIIFRKSIMFTFSFYIVLFILFISYTSYFKPLLQGWQSFIVTVINITIGFIVFSYLNKLLRKPLDEAIKQANHLANGEININIEKSELKNELGVLTNSLFNLKSQLMTIITDTHKSINKFEELAKQLKTTSIHVTSGINEQASSLEELSSTMEEMASNIASNNLNSQKASQYASETQEEVIAVHDASMKSLTAVSAIAQQINMITDIAFQTNILSLNAAVEAANAGANGKGFSVVAAEVRKLADKSKEVAASISKEAENSLQLTNFVGDRFEEVVPKIEKSTESIHEISSAGLQQNAGIEQMNEAMQIISQKANGATFVADQMMNNSTDIEDEVKILKKNISYFKV